In a genomic window of Thermodesulfovibrionales bacterium:
- a CDS encoding septal ring lytic transglycosylase RlpA family protein, translating to MVFFRYCCPLSLALLLVLSCSPTRYETYREPSTAVASWYGPEFHGKPTASGERFDMHALTCAHRELPFGAMIRVTNVSGDKSVECTVNDRGPFASGKDIDLSYAAAKEIGLVGSGTARVTIEYLGRDPRYVNEVRSVSSIGPFTIQVGSFQRQDYAGRLKSALDLKYGSVYIVETVISGATHYRVRIGKFPVREDAVNLAKRLAEEGYSPIIMHYDE from the coding sequence TTGGTCTTCTTTCGCTACTGCTGTCCCCTGTCTCTAGCGCTTCTTCTCGTTCTCTCCTGCAGCCCTACCCGTTACGAAACCTATAGAGAACCGTCCACCGCCGTTGCATCGTGGTATGGCCCCGAGTTTCATGGCAAGCCGACTGCGTCAGGGGAACGGTTCGATATGCATGCGCTGACCTGCGCCCACAGAGAACTCCCCTTCGGCGCGATGATAAGGGTGACAAATGTGTCGGGTGATAAATCGGTTGAGTGCACGGTGAACGACAGGGGACCCTTTGCCTCGGGAAAGGACATTGATCTCTCCTATGCCGCTGCGAAAGAGATCGGCCTAGTCGGTTCCGGCACGGCGAGGGTGACCATCGAGTATCTTGGACGTGACCCGCGATATGTGAACGAAGTGCGCTCCGTGTCATCGATCGGTCCGTTCACGATTCAAGTCGGCTCCTTTCAGAGGCAGGATTATGCGGGACGCCTGAAGTCGGCGCTTGATCTGAAATATGGTTCCGTGTACATCGTGGAGACAGTGATCAGCGGTGCGACACATTACAGGGTTCGGATCGGGAAATTCCCGGTGAGAGAAGATGCCGTGAACCTTGCGAAGAGACTGGCAGAGGAGGGATACAGTCCGATCATCATGCATTACGACGAATAG